In a genomic window of Gemmatimonadaceae bacterium:
- a CDS encoding NAD(+)/NADH kinase produces the protein MIRLGVVGHRGYTGLPAVLQTLRELSPALGLELAYEDELHEVAGGKRIEDPSHLDALLTLGGDGTLLRGARVIAPHPVPILGVNLGRLGFLTCCNADQLSNALMRFARHDYVAEPRMALRAKVLDVRGVERERWIALNDVVLHKGGFARVVSIRVSANGEAVASYAADGVVLSTPTGSTAYSLSAGGPVVFPTLESIVVTPVSAHTLAIRTVILPSSAEVTLTADDQPAELLVTVDGQVGTTFSGGETLSIRRAEGDVLIIRFPGATFFSTLRQKLGWGGLAERDAER, from the coding sequence GTGATCCGCCTCGGCGTCGTCGGACATCGCGGCTACACGGGTCTTCCCGCCGTCTTGCAGACGCTTCGCGAGCTGTCGCCGGCGCTCGGACTCGAATTGGCGTACGAGGACGAGCTCCACGAAGTCGCCGGTGGCAAGCGAATCGAAGATCCGTCCCATCTCGATGCGTTGCTCACGCTCGGCGGCGACGGTACGCTGTTGCGCGGGGCGCGCGTCATAGCGCCGCACCCCGTTCCGATCCTCGGTGTCAACCTGGGGCGGCTCGGCTTCCTCACGTGTTGCAACGCCGACCAGCTCTCCAACGCGCTGATGCGTTTCGCCCGGCACGACTACGTGGCCGAGCCTCGCATGGCCCTTCGCGCCAAGGTGCTGGACGTGCGCGGCGTCGAGCGCGAGCGGTGGATCGCGCTCAACGACGTGGTGTTGCACAAGGGGGGATTCGCGCGCGTCGTCTCAATTCGTGTATCGGCGAACGGTGAAGCGGTCGCCAGCTATGCGGCGGACGGCGTCGTGCTCTCGACACCGACCGGCTCGACGGCCTACAGCCTCTCGGCCGGCGGACCCGTGGTCTTTCCGACGCTCGAGTCGATCGTCGTCACGCCGGTGTCGGCGCACACGCTCGCGATCCGGACGGTGATTCTTCCGTCGAGCGCCGAGGTGACGCTCACGGCCGACGACCAGCCGGCCGAGCTGCTCGTGACCGTCGACGGCCAGGTGGGAACCACGTTTTCCGGCGGTGAGACGCTCAGCATTCGGCGCGCCGAAGGCGACGTGTTGATCATTCGGTTCCCCGGCGCGACGTTCTTCTCGACGCTCA